From Brucella pseudogrignonensis, a single genomic window includes:
- a CDS encoding DUF1134 domain-containing protein: protein MAIPSLSKIRFRNAAYSLAFVAAFMISIIAVPHNALAQSSNTYSSQEIVDSGHRFFGSTSGGIASAVEKAFQSFGLPNGYILGEEGSGAFIGGLTYGEGTLYTKNAGDHRTFWQGPSLGWDFGGQGSRVMMLVYNLDDIQSLYGRYAGVAGSAYVIAGVGFNVLKRQNIMLVPIRTGVGARLGVNIGYLKLSASPTWNPF, encoded by the coding sequence ATGGCCATACCGTCCCTGTCGAAGATCAGGTTCCGCAACGCGGCGTATAGTTTAGCGTTTGTTGCGGCTTTCATGATCTCCATCATCGCGGTGCCGCACAATGCGCTGGCACAAAGCAGCAACACATATTCGTCTCAGGAAATTGTTGATTCCGGACACAGATTTTTTGGTTCTACATCGGGCGGCATTGCCAGTGCCGTTGAAAAAGCATTCCAGAGCTTTGGCCTCCCCAATGGCTACATTCTGGGTGAAGAAGGCTCCGGCGCTTTCATTGGCGGTCTGACCTATGGTGAAGGTACGCTTTACACAAAGAACGCTGGCGATCACCGCACTTTCTGGCAGGGGCCATCGCTCGGCTGGGATTTCGGCGGCCAAGGCTCGCGCGTTATGATGCTGGTGTATAATCTCGACGACATCCAGAGCCTTTATGGCCGCTATGCCGGTGTCGCTGGTTCGGCTTATGTGATTGCAGGCGTTGGTTTCAACGTACTCAAGCGTCAGAACATCATGCTGGTGCCGATCCGCACAGGCGTTGGTGCGCGGTTGGGTGTCAATATTGGTTATCTGAAGCTTTCCGCTTCACCGACCTGGAACCCGTTCTGA
- the chpT gene encoding histidine phosphotransferase ChpT, whose protein sequence is MPLPVTLSALDLGALLCSRICHDIISPVGAINNGLELLEEGGADEDAMALIKSSARNASARLQFARIAFGAAGSAGVQIDTGDAQHVATQYFANEKPELTWEGARVLLPKNKVKLLLNMLLIGNAAIPRGGSLAVRLENGDTDPRFVVTVKGRMLRVPPKFLELHSGAEPEEPIDAHSVQPYYTLLLAEEAGMTISIHATAEDIVFSAE, encoded by the coding sequence ATGCCATTGCCTGTTACCCTGTCCGCACTCGATCTTGGTGCGCTTCTGTGCAGCCGTATCTGTCATGACATCATTTCGCCGGTAGGCGCGATCAACAATGGTCTTGAACTGTTGGAAGAAGGTGGCGCGGATGAAGACGCAATGGCGCTCATCAAATCAAGCGCGCGCAATGCCTCTGCCCGTCTCCAGTTTGCCCGCATCGCCTTTGGTGCCGCCGGCTCTGCAGGCGTACAGATCGATACCGGCGATGCGCAGCATGTCGCTACACAATATTTCGCAAATGAAAAGCCGGAACTGACATGGGAAGGCGCACGCGTCCTGCTGCCAAAGAACAAGGTCAAGTTGCTGCTCAATATGCTGCTGATCGGCAACGCTGCTATTCCGCGTGGTGGCTCGCTGGCGGTGCGTCTTGAAAACGGTGATACGGACCCGCGTTTCGTCGTTACCGTAAAGGGCCGGATGCTGCGCGTCCCGCCGAAGTTCCTTGAACTTCATTCAGGCGCTGAACCGGAAGAGCCAATCGATGCGCATTCGGTTCAGCCATATTACACGCTGTTGCTCGCTGAAGAAGCTGGCATGACGATCTCTATTCACGCCACAGCGGAAGACATCGTTTTCTCTGCCGAATAA